From a region of the Pongo abelii isolate AG06213 chromosome 9, NHGRI_mPonAbe1-v2.0_pri, whole genome shotgun sequence genome:
- the UPK2 gene encoding uroplakin-2: MAPLLPIRTLPLILILLAVLSPGTADFNISSLSGLLSPALTERLLVALPPCHLTGGNATLIVRRANDSKVVTSSFVVPPCRGRRELVSVVDSGAGFTVTRLSAYQVTNLVPGTKYYISYLVKKGTATESSREIPMSTLPRRTMESIGLGMARTGGMVVITVLLSVAMFLLVLGFIIALALGSHK, translated from the exons ATGGCACCCCTGCTGCCCATCCGGACCCTGCCCTTGATCCTGATTCTGCTGGCTGTGTTGTCCCCAGGGACTGCAG ACTTCAACATCTCAAGCCTCTCTGGTCTGTTGTCCCCGGCGCTAACGGAGAGACTGCTGGTTGCCTTGCCCCCCTGTCACCTCACAGGAGGCAATGCCACACTGATAGTCCGGAGAGCCAATGACAGCAAAG TGGTGACATCCAGCTTTGTGGTGCCTCCGTGCCGTGGGCGCAGGGAACTGGTGAGTGTGGTGGACAGTGGTGCTGGCTTCACAGTCACTCGGCTCAGTGCATACCAGGTGACAAACCTCGTGCCAGGAACCAAATACTA CATTTCCTACCTAGTGAAGAAGGGGACAGCCACTGAATCCAGCAGAGAGATCCCAATGTCCACACTCCCTC GGAGGACCATGGAATCCATTGGGCTGGGCATGGCCCGCACAGGGGGCATGGTGGTCATCACGGTGCTGCTCTCCGTTGCCATGTTCCTGCTGGTGCTGGGCTTCATCATTGCCCTGGCACTGGGCTCCCACAAGTGA